A stretch of the Salmo salar chromosome ssa20, Ssal_v3.1, whole genome shotgun sequence genome encodes the following:
- the sfrs1 gene encoding Splicing factor, arginine/serine-rich 1 has translation MSGGVVRGPAGNNDCRIYVGNLPPDIRTKDVEDVFYKYGAIRDIDLKNRRGGPPFAFIEFEDPRDADDAVYGRDGYDYDGYRLRVEFPRSGRGGGRGGFGGGGVGGAPRGRYGPPSRRSEYRVIVSGLPQSGSWQDLKDHMREAGDVCYADVFRDGTGVVEFVRKEDMTYAVRKLDNTKFRSHEGETAYVRVKVDGPRSPSYGRSRSRSRSRSRSRSAASRSRSNSRGGGTRGGRGSPRYSPRHSRSRSRS, from the exons ATGTCGGGAGGCGTTGTGCGAGGCCCTGCAGGAAATAACGATTGTCGTATTTACGTCGGAAATCTACCCCCTGATATTCGCACCAAAGATGTCGAGGACGTGTTTTACAAATACGGAGCTATTCGCGACATCGACTTGAAAAATCGGAGAGGGGGGCCTCCCTTTGCCTTTATCGAATTTGAAGATCCCAG GGATGCCGACGATGCAGTTTACGGACGAGACGGTTATGATTACGACGGTTATCGGCTGCGAGTTGAATTCCCTCGGAGCGGCAGGGGTGGGGGGAGAGGCGGctttggtggtgggggggttggTGGCGCCCCTAGAGGCAGATACGGGCCGCCATCCAGACGCTCCGAGTATAGGGTCATTGTCTCAG GGCTACCCCAGAGTGGCAGCTGGCAGGACCTCAAGGATCACATGCGTGAGGCTGGGGATGTATGTTATGCTGATGTTTTCAGAGATGGAACTGGAGTTGTGGAGTTTGTACGCAAAGAAGACATGACCTATGCCGTTCGAAAGCTGGATAACACCAAATTCCGATCACATGAG GGAGAGACCGCTTACGTTCGCGTGAAAGTAGATGGTCCCCGCAGCCCGAGCTATGGAAGATCACGTTCCAGGAGCCGCAGTCGAAGCAGGAGCCGCAGTGCAGCCAGTCGCAGCCGCAGCAACTCTCGCGGTGGTGGTACCCGTGGTGGCAGAGGATCTCCTCGCTACTCTCCTCGCCATAGCCGCTCTCGCTCCCGTTCCTAA
- the dynll2a gene encoding dynein light chain 2, cytoplasmic gives MTDRKAVIKNADMSEDMQQDAVDCATQAMEKYNIEKDIAAYIKKEFDKKYNPTWHCIVGRNFGSYVTHETKHFIYFYLGQVAILLFKSG, from the exons ATGACTGACAGGAAGGCAGTAATCAAGAACGCTGACATGTCTGAGGACATGCAGCAGGATGCAGTGGACTGTGCTACCCAGGCCATGGAGAAGTACAATATAGAAAAGGACATTGCAGCCTACATAAAGAAG GAATTTGACAAGAAGTATAACCCTACATGGCATTGCATTGTTGGAAGGAACTTCGGCAGCTACGTCACTCATGAGACAAAGCATTTCATCTACTTCTACTTAGGGCAGGTGGCCATCCTCCTCTTCAAGTCTGGCTGA